A window of the Nitrospirota bacterium genome harbors these coding sequences:
- a CDS encoding nucleoside deaminase — protein MITRVDEIYMQMAMDEARLAFKKGEVPVGALLVQDRRTILSRSHNLRESGRDSTAHAEILAIREASRYLDRWRLTDATLYVTLEPCPMCAGALIQARISRLVFGCFDLKAGACGSLINIPDDKRFNHRIEVVSGCLEIECSEILKQFFSNLRESKKENPVHS, from the coding sequence ATGATCACGCGAGTCGATGAAATCTATATGCAAATGGCTATGGACGAAGCCAGATTGGCATTTAAAAAAGGAGAAGTCCCGGTAGGTGCTCTCCTGGTCCAGGACCGGCGAACTATTCTTTCGAGAAGTCATAATTTAAGAGAATCAGGGAGAGATTCAACAGCCCATGCAGAAATCCTCGCCATCAGGGAGGCGAGTCGATATTTAGACCGTTGGCGCCTAACCGACGCCACACTATACGTGACGCTAGAACCCTGTCCCATGTGCGCCGGTGCGCTGATCCAGGCAAGAATCTCTCGCCTGGTATTTGGCTGTTTTGACCTTAAGGCCGGAGCATGCGGGTCGCTGATAAATATACCAGATGACAAGAGATTCAATCACCGCATCGAAGTGGTGTCTGGTTGTTTGGAAATAGAATGCTCGGAAATATTAAAACAATTTTTTTCGAATTTGAGAGAATCAAAAAAAGAGAATCCAGTCCATTCTTAA